The segment aatcttgttatcctagtttctaaatcacaaactcaaatctataaaagttttcttaaaaatgaaaactttccaaaatgagcagtttttaagaaaattatttaaaaataatatatattgatgaaaaactctgaaaaaatactcatctatccacaaatattcttgttatcctaatttaaaaatcacaaactcaaatctataaaagttctctaagaaatgaaaactttccaaaaatagcagttttaaagaaaattatttgaaaatacaacttattcattaaaaattctgaaagaatactaatctaaacacaaatattcttgttaacctaatttctaaatcacaaacccaaatctataaaatttatttaaaacattaaaactttccaaaaatagcagcttttaagaaaattatttaaaaatacaatatattgatgaaaaactctgaaagaatactcatctgtccacaaatattcttgttatcctaatttttaaatcacaaactcaaatgtATAAaagttctctaaaaaatgaaaactttccaaaaataacagcttttaagataattatttaaaaaattaatatattgatgaaaaactctaaAAGAATAcgcatctatccacaaatattcttgttatcctaatttctaaatcaaaactcAAATGTATAAAAGTTCtctaagaaatgaaaactttcgaaaaatagcagtttttaagaaaattatttaaaaatacaacatattcatgaaaaactctgaaagaatactcatctgtccacaaatattcttgttatcctaatttctaaatcacagactcaaatatataaaaggtctctaaaaaatgaaaactttccaaaaatggcagtttttaagaaaattatttacaaatacaatatattgatgaaaaactctgaaaaaatactcatctatctacaaatattcttgttatcctaatttaaaaatcacaaactcaaatctataaaagttctctaagaaatgaaaactttccaaaaatagcagtttataagaaaattatttaaaatacaacttattcatgaaaaattctgaaagaatactaatctaaacacaaatattcttgttatcctaatttctaaatcacaaactcaaatctataaaagttttcttaaaaatgaaaactttccaaaattaacagttttaaaaaaattatttaaaaatacaacttattcatgaaaaactcttaaaaaatactcatctatccattaatatatttgttatccTATTGtgtaaatcacaaacccaaatctataaaatttctctaaaaaaagaaaactttccaaaaatagcagttttaaagaaaattatttaaaaatacaatatatcgATGAAAAACactgaaagaatacttatctatccacaaataatcttgttatcctaatttctaaatcacaaactcaaatgtataaaaaatttcttaaaaatgaaaactttccaaaaagaacaatttttaagaaaattatttaaaaatacaatatattgatgaaaagctctcaaagaatactcatctatccacaaatattcttgttatcctaatttaaaaatcacaaactcaaatctataaaagttttctaagaaatgaaaactttcctaaaatagcagtttttaagaaaattatttaaaaatacaacttattcatgaaaaattctgaaagaatactaatctaaacacaaatatttttgttatcctaatttctaaatcacaaactcaaatctataaaagttctcataaaaatgaaaattttcccaaaatagcagcttttaaaaaaattatttaaaaatacaacttattcatgaaaaattatgaaagcatactcatctatccacaaatatatttgttatcctaattttgaaatcacaaacccaaatccataaaagttctctaaaaaatgaaaactttccaaaaatagcagcttttaagataattattttaaaaaataatatattgacgaaaaactctgaaagaatactcatctatccacaaatattcttgttatcctaatttaaaaatcacaaactcaaatctataaaagttctctaagaaatgaaaactttccaaaaataatagtttttaagaaaattatttaaaaatacaacttattcatgaaaaattctgaaagaatactaatctaaacacaaatattcttgttatcctaatttctaaatcacaaactcaaatctataaaagttatcaaaaaaatgaaaactttcccaaaatagcagcttttaagaaaattatttaaaaatacaacttattcatgaaaaaatatgaaagcatactcatctatccacaaatatatttgttatcctaattttgaaatcacaaacccaaatccataaaagttctctaaaaaatgaaaactttccaaaaatagcagcttttaagataattattttaaaaaataatatattgacgaaaaactctgaaagaatactcatctatccacaaatattcttgttatccttatttgaaaatcacaaacaaaaatctattaaagttctctaagaaatgaaaactttccaaaaatagcagtttttaagaaaattatttaaaaatacaacttattcatgtaaaactctgaaaaaatactcatctatccacaaatatatttgttatcctaatgtgtaaatcacaaacccaaatctataaaatttctctaagaaatgaaaactttccaaaaatagcagcttttaagaaaactatttaaaaatacaatatattgatgaaaaactctgaaagaatactgatccatccacaaataatcttgttatcctagtttctaaatcacaaactcaaatctataaaagttttcttaaaaatgaaaactttccaaaatgagcagtttttaaaaaattatttaaaaataatatatattgatgaaaaactctgaaaaaatactcatctatccacaaatattcttgttatcctaatttaaaaatcacaaactcaaatctataaaagttctctaagaaatgaaaactttccaaaaatagcagttttaaagaaaattatttgaaaatacaacttattcatgaaaaattctgaaagaatactaatctaaacacaaatattcttgttaacctaatttctaaatcacaaacccaaatctataaaatttatttaaaacattaaaactttccaaaaatagcagcttttaagaaaattatttaaaaatacaatatattgatgaaaaactctgaaagaatactcatctgtccacaaatattcttgttatcctaatttctaaatcacaaactcaaatgtATAAaagttctctaaaaaatgaaaactttccaaacatAACAACTTTtaagataattatttaaaaaattaatatattgatgaaaaactctaaAAGAATAcgcatctatccacaaatattcttgttatcctaatttctaaatcaaaactcAAATGTATAAAAGTTCtctaagaaatgaaaactttccaaaaatagcagtttttaagaaaattatttaaaaatacaacttattcatgaaaaactctgaaagaatactcatatgtccacaaatattcttgttatcctaatttctaaatcacatactcaaatatataaaaggtctctaaaaaatgaaaactttccaaaaatggcagtttttaaaaaaattatttaaaaatacaatatattgatgaaaaactctgaaaaaatactcatctatctacaaatattcttgttatcctaatttaaaaatgacaaactcaaatctataaaagttctctaagaaatgaaaactttccaaaaatagcagcttttaagaaaattatttaaaatacaacttattcatgaaaaattctgaaagaatactaatctaaacacaaatattcttgttatcctaatttctaaataacaaacccaaatctataaaatttctgtaaaacattaaaactttccaaaaatagcagcttttaagaaaattatttaaaaatacaatatattgatgaaaaactctgaaagactacttatctatccacaaatattcttgttatcataatttctaaatcacaaactcaaatgtATAAAacttctctaaaaaatgaaaactttcccaaaatagcagcttttaagaaaattatttaaaaatataacttattcatgaaaaattatgaaagcatactcatctatccacaaatatatttgttatcctaattttgaaatcacaaacccaaatccataaaagttctctaaaaaatgaaaactttccaaaaatagcagcttttaagataattattttaaaaaataatatattgacgaaaaactctgaaagaatactcatctatccacaaatattcttgttatcctaatttaaaaatcacaaactcaaatctataaaagttctctaagaaatgaaaactttccaaaaataatagtttttaagaaaattatttagaaatacaacttattcatgaaaaattctgaaagaatactaatctaaacacaaatattcttgttatcctaatttctaaatcacaaactcaaatctataaaagttatcaaaaaaaaatgaaaactttcccaaaatagcagcttttaagaaaattatttaaaaatacaacttattcatgaaaaattatGAAAGCATActtatctatccacaaatatatttgttatcctaattttgaaatcacaaacccaaatccataaaagttctctaaaaaatgaaaactttccaaaaatagcagcttttaagataattattttaaaaaataatatattgacgaaaaactctgaaagaatactcatctatccacaaatattcttgttatccttatttgaaaatcacaaacaaaaatctattaaagttctctaagaaatgaaaactttccaaaaatagcagtttttaagaaaattatttaaaaatacaacttattcatgaaaaactctgaaaaaatactcatctatccacaaatatatttgttatcctaatgtgtaaatcacaaaccaaatctataaaatttctctaagaaatgaaaactttccaaaaatagcagcttttaagaaaactatttaaaaatacaatatattgatgaaaaactctgaaagaatactcatccatccacaaataatcttgttatcctagtttctaaatcacaaactcaaatctataaaagttttcttaaaaatgaaaactttccaaaatgagcagtttttaagaaaattatttaaaaataatatatattgatgaaaaactctgaaaaaatactcatctatccacaaatattcgtgttatcctaatttaaaaatcacaaactcaaatctataaaagttctctaagaaatgaaaactttccaaaaatagcagttttaaagaaaattatttaaaaatacaacttattcatgaaaaattctgaaagaatactaatctaaacacaaatattcttgttaacctaatttctaaatcacaaacccaaatctataaaatttatttaaaacattaaaactttccaaaaatagcagcttttaagaaaattatttaaaaatacaatatattgatgaaaaactctgaaagaatactcatctgtccacaaatattcttgttatcctaatttctaaatcacaaactcaaatgtATAAaagttctctaaaaaatgaaaactttccaaacatAACAACTTTtaagataattatttaaaaaattaatatattgatgaaaaactctaaAAGAATAcgcatctatccacaaatattcttgttatcctaatttctaaatcaaaactcAAATGTATAAAAGTTCtctaagaaatgaaaactttccaaaaatagcagtttttaagaaaattatttaaaaatacaacttattcatgaaaaactctgaaagaatactcatatgtccacaaatattcttgttatcctaatttctaaatcacagactcaaatatataaaaggtctctaaaaaatgaaaattttccaaaaatggcagtttttaagaaaattatttaaaaatacaatatattgatgaaaaactctgaaaaaatactcatctatctacaaatattcttgttatcctaatttaaaaatgacaaactcaaatctataaaagttctctaagaaatgaaaactttctaaaaatagcagcttttaagaaaattatttaaaatacaacttattcatgaaaaattctgaaagaatactaatctaaacacaaatattcttgttatcctaatttctaaataacaaacccaaatctataaaatttctgtaaaacattaaaactttccaaaaatagcagcttttaagaaaattatttaaaaatataatatattgatgaaaaactctgaaagaatacttatctatccacaaatattcttgttatcataatttctaaatcacaaactcaaatgtATAAAacttctctaaaaaatgaaaagtttccaaaaatagcagcttttaagataattatttaaataaataatataatgatgaaaaattatgaaagaacactcatctatccacaaatatatttgttatccTAATGTGTAAATCgcaaacccaaatctataaaatttctctaaaaaatgaaaactttccaaaaatagcagcttttaagaaaattatttaaaaatacaatatactgatgaaaaactctgaaagaatattcatatatccacaaatattcttgttatcctaatttctaaatcacaaactcaaatctataaaagttctctaaaaaatgaaaactttccaaaatagcagtttttaagaaaattatttaaaaatacaacttattcatGAAAAACTTTGAAAGCATACTCATTTAtccacaaatatatttttatccaaatttctaaatcacaaacccaaatctatataagttctctaaaaatgaaaactttccaaaaatagaagcttttaagaaaattatttaaaaatacaacttattcatgaaaaattctgaaagaatactcatctatacacaaatattcttgttatcctaatttttaaatcacaaactcaaatctttaAAAGTTCtccaaaaattgaaaaattttcaaaaatagcagtttttaagaaaattatttaaaaatacaatatattgatgaaaaactctgaaagcaTACTCATCTATACACAAAtcttcttgttatcctaatttctaaatcacaaactcaaatgtATGAAAGTTCTCtagaaaatgaaaaactttccaaaaatagcagtttttatgaaaattatttaaaaatacaatatattgatgaaaaactccgaaagaatactcatatttCCACAAAtcttcttgttatcctaatgtgtaaatcacaaactcaaatctataaaagttctctaagaaatgaaaactttccaaaaatagcagtttttaagaaaataatttcaaaatacaacttattcatgaaaaattctgaaagaatactcatatatccacaaatatttttgttatctttatttgaaaatcacaaactcaaatctataaaaattctctaagaaatgaaaactttaaaaaaataacagttttaaagaaaattatttaaaaatacaatatattgatgaaaaactctgaaagaatactcatatatctacaaatattcttgttatcctaatttctaaatccgAATTATATACCGGGTCACCGGATTACATACCGGATCCTCGGATTACATACCGGATCACCGAATTTACCGGTTAGACTGCGGGTCCGCGGGTAaggtttcaaaacactgatCAAACGGGTAATACCCACAACATTGTATTTTGGACATAATTTGTATGCTTTATAACCGTAAGGTAACACTACATATTATGAAAGGATAGTTTATAGAGGAAATTAGTTGAATTAGCTCACGTGCACCTTATCATCTTCGCCAAAGTCGTCTAGTTGCAAACTGTATACTTcacttttttctttaaatttggGGTTTTCTTCTTGTAGGAATTAGTGGGCTTTATTTCGGGTCCATTAAGAAATAAGAAGTATTATAATCAGAGAAACCTAGCTCTCCACGTCGTCACCGTCTCCGTCTCCTTGGCCGTCGAATCCCTCCTTTTACGTTCAGCCGTGCTAACCTACTTCTCTTGCTTGTAACTTCTTCTTGCTGCGACTCTTTTGTGCATCAGCTTCCAAGTAATGTTTTGTATTTCTTGAGACAAGTTTGTTCCTGCTTTGTTAATAGAAGTAAAGCACCAGTTTTAACATATTGTAGCATTAATGGCAAAAGAACCAAGCTTTTGTTTTAGCTTTGAGCTTTGGTTGATAGAAGAATGAAGTTGTTTCTTGTCTTTTTTGTTCGTATGAGAACTTAATAACTCCTCGCTTGCTGTAATCTTAGTTAACAAATATTCTTGTCTTTTTGGTGACAGAAGCAAAACAATGGGATTACCAGATTCATCTCAAGACTTGTCGACAGAGATGGAGGTGGATGCTTTCAGAAGGCTCTTCCCTCTTCGTTTCTTCGAGCGCCATCTCTCTGAGTCTCTCCGACCTGATGGTAGACCACTTGGAACAGCCAGAGACACCATTGTCAACCTTGGTAAAAGCCTCTTACTTTCATCATCAGAGTCAGTCAATGGAACACTTTTGACTTGATTGATTGTAATTCTATTGTGTATAGGACTTGTTTCGTCTGCTGATGGATCTGCTCTTGCCAAGATTGGTTCTACTGTAAGCTTTTCAACTCACATATTGTTTACTGAGTCTAGTGTTTTTCTTATATagttctgtgttttttttttggtatagaCAATGCTTGCTGCTATAAGAATGGAAGTTATGAGTCCTTCTACAGACTCCCCAGACGAAGGATGCATAGGTTTGTTTGTTGCATCTACCTTATTTATCTCTCTTTGCCTCTTTCTATTTGGTTTTGTGTCTGATAGATTACTTTTTTTTAGCTGTTGAGTTCCACATGCCTCCTATATGCTCTCCAACTGTTCGTCCTGGAAGACCAGCTGATGAAGCTCCTGTTATCTCCAAGCGTTTGTCTGATATTTTCTCAAGGTGTTTGGATTTGTAGAGTCATTACTGTGTCTTAGAgagtgttttctttttcttctaaaaCTGTTTCTCTTTGTTGCAGCTGTGATATGATTGACCTTAAAGAACTGTGCCTAGTTAGTGGAAAAGCTGCTTGGATGGGTTATCTGGTCAGCACACCTCCCTCTATATCGCCTTCTTAATTGGTTTTCATCACCATTCGTCTCTAGTGAGTTTCTTACTGTGtgtagataaataaaattttgccGCTCTCTGAAATTTCTATTAGGACATATACTGTTTGGATGCTGATGGAGCTCTTTTCGATGCTGCTCTGCTCTCTGCTGTTGCTGCCTTTTCTAATTGTAAGATATATCCTAATCTGCTGAGAAGAGCAAGCCTTAGATATGACCCATGTGACATATATCTGATGCATAAGAGatcttttttgtatttttgcaGTGCAAATACCTGTTGTTGCTCTCAACGACAACGGAAGAATAGTTGCCATCAATGGAGAACAAGAGGAGAATGCATCGATCAAGGAGAAGGAAGCTGTGAACAAGGAGAAGAGAAAGCTCACGCTCAAGAACATACCTTTTGCTTTAACATGCATACTCCACAAGAAGTACATTCTAGCAGACCCAACAGCTGAAGAAGAATCGATCATGGACACTCTGGTGACTGTTGTTTTGGACTCTTCAGATCAGATTGTTTCTTTCAATAAATCCGGAGGAAACGCTCTCGCTGGTTCATCAGCCATCAAGGTGAGAGTGTTCTCAGCATTCTCACAGCTTTGATTACTAcacttgtttctttttttccttataAAGTTTAGCCTTGTGGGTTTTGGCTTTTTGGCAGAGCTGTGTGGAGTTAGCAAGGAAGAGAGGGAAGGAGCTTAAGCAGATACTGGGAGAGATGGATATCGACTGATTAAGAAATCAGATGGACAATGTTTATCATTCCGTAACATTATGAAGAAATCTAGTGCTCTTCACCATTTTTGTTAACATTATGTTTTTGGTGATCTTATAATGAGTTTAATGTTAGTGTAACTGTTCGATTATATGCTCTCTACATTTCATATGGATTGTTGAGTATATCTATCGATAATGGAAAATATGAagtgaaacaaaaagaaactctTCACATTATGTTTTATGCTTGGAACTTTCTAACTGGATGAATATGCTATTGCTACACATTTGATCCCTTAGAAGATGGTTCAAACATAGTTCATAGTGACTAGATAAAATAACCATACAGGGGATCAACTGAAAATTTGCAAAAAGGTGATGAATATGTTTTGACATCTTTAT is part of the Brassica rapa cultivar Chiifu-401-42 chromosome A09, CAAS_Brap_v3.01, whole genome shotgun sequence genome and harbors:
- the LOC103838559 gene encoding exosome complex component RRP43, producing MGLPDSSQDLSTEMEVDAFRRLFPLRFFERHLSESLRPDGRPLGTARDTIVNLGLVSSADGSALAKIGSTTMLAAIRMEVMSPSTDSPDEGCIAVEFHMPPICSPTVRPGRPADEAPVISKRLSDIFSSCDMIDLKELCLVSGKAAWMGYLDIYCLDADGALFDAALLSAVAAFSNLQIPVVALNDNGRIVAINGEQEENASIKEKEAVNKEKRKLTLKNIPFALTCILHKKYILADPTAEEESIMDTLVTVVLDSSDQIVSFNKSGGNALAGSSAIKSCVELARKRGKELKQILGEMDID